CAGCCTAAAGCGCACCCCTTCGGGGGCTTCAGCAGCGGGCATCTCGACGACTACCAGGGACTTGTCCACCAGCTGGGTGAGTCGCTCGAGCACCTCTTGTTGCACCTCGCCGCCCACGCAGATCGCCTCGGCCGCCCCGAGCGTCCAGCCGCCGACGAAGACCGACAGCCGCCTTAACAGGGCGCGCTCCGCGTCGGAGAGCAGCTCGTAACTCCAGGTGATGGCGGCGCTCAGCGTCCTCTGGCGCGGCAGGGCGGTCCGGCTGCCGCCGGCGAGGAGGCCGAAGCGGTCGCCTAAGCGCGCGCCGAGCCCTTCCAACGTCAGGACCTTGAGCTTCGCCGCGGCCAGCTCGAGGGCCAAGGGGAGGCCGTCCAGCTGCCGGCATAGCTGCGCCACGAGGGCTGCGTGGCGAGGTATCAGCGCAAAGCTCGGCTGCACCCCTCTGGCGCGCGCGACGAAGAGCTGCACCGCGGGGGCCCGCGCCAGAGCTTCAGGGGAGGCGTGCTCGTCCGGCAGCGAGAGCGGGGGGACGGGCCAGACCGTTTCGCCGCCGACCCCCAACGCCTCGCGGCTGGTCGCCACAACCTTGAGCCCGGGGCAGGCGCAGAGCAGCGACTCGGCCAGCCCGGCGCAGGCCGCGACCAGGTGCTCGCAGTTGTCGAAAAGGAGCAGCACCTGTTTGGCCCGGAGGTAGTCGGCGAGCACGCCGGCCAGGCTCCGCCCCGGCTCCTCGTGCAGCCCGAAGACTCGTGCCAGCGCCGGCGCGACTTGCGCCGCCTCGCTTGCGGGCGCAAGCTCCACCAGCCACACGCCACCTTCGAAGCGTCTTTTAAGCTTGTGGGCGAGCTCGAGCGCGAGCCGTGTCTTGCCGACCCCGCCGACGCCCGTCAGCGTCAGCAGGCGGGTCCCCTCCAGCAGCCTGGCGGCCTCCGCCAGCTCCTGCTCGCGACCGATAAGGCCGGTGAGCGTTAGCGGCAGGTTGCCGGCCCCGGGTAACTCTTGCTGCCCGAGGTCAACGTCCGCCTGCCACGGCGGCGAAGCGGCCATCGTCTTGTCTGAACGGCGGGACATGGGCGGCTCCTTCGGCTCGAGGCGGCGTCTGCGGGTTGCCGCCTGCTCGCTCTATGCGGTGATTGTAGCACCTCGAGCCCAGCGTTTCGGCCCTTCACGCTTTAGGACAGGAAGCGGTTGACATTGAGAAGGCAGCCGGTCGCGCCCACACGGCACGCGGGGCTGACCAAGACCGTAAGGTTAAGCGGGTTTGGCTATGCTAACATAAACATATGAAACGCACTACCATCTATCTCGATCCAGAGCTGGAAATTCTCCTGAAGCTCGAGGCCCTGCACCGCAAGAAGCCTATGGCCGAAGTCATTCGCGACGCCCTGCGCAACCAGCTGGCGAACAGGCCGAGGCGTTTGCCTCCCGGTGCGGGCGCCTTCGACAGCGGCCATACCGATACGGCGGAACGTGCCGAGGAGCTTCTGGGCGAGCTTGGCTTCGGTGAAGACAGCCTGGCGGAGGATCAGCAGCACAGGCGCTGATGGCCGTTTTGCTCGACACCGGCTTGCTTTATGCCTACTACGACCGCCGCGACGGCTGGCACAAGAAGGCCTTGGCGCTGTTCGAGCGCGAGCAGGACGGGCTGATCGTCCCCGCGCCGGTGATTGCCGAGGTGGATTATTTTCTCGGTCAACGCGTCGGTCAGAACGCCCAGTGGACGTTTTACCGGGGGCTGGCGGAGAACGACTACCTCGTCGCCGAACTCTCTGGCGCGGGGTACGGCCGCGTGCTG
This sequence is a window from Deinococcota bacterium. Protein-coding genes within it:
- a CDS encoding NB-ARC domain-containing protein → MSRRSDKTMAASPPWQADVDLGQQELPGAGNLPLTLTGLIGREQELAEAARLLEGTRLLTLTGVGGVGKTRLALELAHKLKRRFEGGVWLVELAPASEAAQVAPALARVFGLHEEPGRSLAGVLADYLRAKQVLLLFDNCEHLVAACAGLAESLLCACPGLKVVATSREALGVGGETVWPVPPLSLPDEHASPEALARAPAVQLFVARARGVQPSFALIPRHAALVAQLCRQLDGLPLALELAAAKLKVLTLEGLGARLGDRFGLLAGGSRTALPRQRTLSAAITWSYELLSDAERALLRRLSVFVGGWTLGAAEAICVGGEVQQEVLERLTQLVDKSLVVVEMPAAEAPEGVRFRLLETIRQYAAQRLQALPDDDARTRARHGAYYLSFLAQRQERLKGRDQLAALGEVARELDNVRKAWRWALEEDEVAALLGAADALWLFYATGRGLFWEAEAVFGSVALALE
- a CDS encoding ribbon-helix-helix domain-containing protein; protein product: MKRTTIYLDPELEILLKLEALHRKKPMAEVIRDALRNQLANRPRRLPPGAGAFDSGHTDTAERAEELLGELGFGEDSLAEDQQHRR
- a CDS encoding PIN domain-containing protein, translating into MAVLLDTGLLYAYYDRRDGWHKKALALFEREQDGLIVPAPVIAEVDYFLGQRVGQNAQWTFYRGLAENDYLVAELSGAGYGRVLELNRQYADLELGFVDGAVIAIAEELGLGRIATTDRRHFAAVTAKLPLTLLP